One region of Camelus bactrianus isolate YW-2024 breed Bactrian camel chromosome 20, ASM4877302v1, whole genome shotgun sequence genomic DNA includes:
- the ZNF76 gene encoding zinc finger protein 76 isoform X2: MESLGLQTVTLSDGTTAYVQQAVKGEKLLEGQVIQLEDGTTAYIHQVTVQKEPLSFEDGQPVQLEDGSMAYIHRTPKEGYDPSALEAVQLEDGSTAYIHHPMAVPSDSTILAVQTEVGLEDLATEDDEGFSADTVVALEQYASKVLHDSQAPHNVKGQQVGDRAFRCGYKGCGRLYTTAHHLKVHERAHTGDRPYRCDFPGCGKAFATGYGLKSHVRTHTGEKPYKCPEELCSKAFKTSGDLQKHVRTHTGERPFRCPFEGCGRSFTTSNIRKVHVRTHTGERPYTCPEPHCGRGFTSATNYKNHVRIHTGEKPYVCTVPGCGKRFTEYSSLYKHHVVHTHCKPYTCSTCGKTYRQTSTLAMHKRSAHGELEATEESEQALYEQQQLEAASAAEESPPPKRPRIAYLSEVKEEGDDIPAQVAMVTEEEGAPQVALITQDGAQQVSLSPEDLQALGSAISMVTQHGSTTLTIPSHEDDLATSGTHTVTMVSADGTQTQPV; encoded by the exons ATGGAGAGCTTGGGGCTGCAGACGGTGACCCTCAGTGATGGGACAACAGCCTACGTCCAGCAAGCTGTGAAAG GAGAGAAGCTTCTAGAAGGGCAAGTGATCCAGCTCGAAGACGGGACCACTGCATATATTCACCAAGTGACAGTGCAGAAAG AACCTCTTTCGTTTGAGGATGGACAACCTGTGCAGCTGGAAGATGGCAGCATGGCCTACATACACCGCACACCCAAAG AGGGCTATGACCCCAGTGCCCTGGAAGCCGTCCAGCTGGAAGATGGCTCCACTGCCTACATTCACCACCCCATGGCTGTGCCATCGGACAGCACCATCCTGGCCGTGCAGACAGAGGTGGGCTTGGAGGACCTGGCCACAGAGGATGATGAGGGCTTCAGTGCAGACACTGTGGTGGCCCTGGAGCAGTATGCCAGCAAG gTTCTACATGACAGCCAGGCTCCCCATAACGTCAAAGGACAGCAGGTTGGGGACAGGGCATTCCGCTGTGGCTACAAGGGCTGTGGACGTCTCTACACCACTGCTCATCACTTAAAG GTGCATGAGAGAGCTCATACAGGTGACCGTCCATACAGGTGTGATTTCCCCGGCTGCGGAAAGGCCTTTGCCACAG GATATGGGCTGAAGAGCCATGTGCGCACCCACACCGGTGAGAAGCCATACAAGTGTCCAGAGGAGCTGTGCAGCAAGGCCTTCAAGACCTCAGGAGACCTGCAGAAGCACGTCCGGACCCACACCG GTGAACGCCCGTTCCGGTGCCCCTTTGAGGGCTGTGGCCGCTCCTTCACCACATCTAATATCCGCAAGGTACATGTGCGCACCCACACAGGCGAGCGGCCCTACACCTGCCCCGAGCCCCACTGTGGCCGTGGCTTCACCAGCGCCACCAACTACAAGAATCACGTGCGCATCCACACAG GGGAGAAGCCATACGTTTGCACGGTGCCAGGCTGCGGGAAGCGCTTCACCGAGTACTCAAGCCTGTATAAGCACCACGTGGTACACACACACTGCAAGCCCTACACCTGCAGCACCTGCGGCAAGACCTACCGGCAGACCTCCACCCTGGCCATGCACAAGCGCAGTGCCCATGGCGAGTTGGAGGCCACGGAGGAGAGTGAGCAGGCCCTGTATGAGCAACAGCAGCTTGAGG CCGCCTCTGCAGCTGAGGAGAGCCCGCCACCCAAACGACCCCGCATTGCTTACCTGTCGGAGGTGAAAGAAGAAGGTGATGACATCCCAGCCCAAGTGGCTATGGTGACCGAGGAGGAGGGGGCCCCTCAGGTGGCTCTGATCACTCAGGATGGTGCCCAGCAG GTCAGCCTGTCCCCAGAAGACCTGCAGGCCCTGGGGAGTGCCATCAGTATGGTGACCCAG